TCATTGAATTAATGTCTTATGGTCAATTATGTTTCTTTATTAATTTTTATGTTCAAAAAAAGAAATATAAATATAAAGAATTAAAACTGGCGAATAGCCTATTATTCGATTCGAAAAATATTAGAGATTCCTCTGCACATAGTAGACCTATTATTTTTAATATTGTAGGGCCTAATCAATTTTTAATATCTAGCGAAAAGCGTATAAAATTGCAAGTTCGAAATTATTTAACTCAAAATTGCAATATGAGTGATTCAATTACTAAAATTCCACTTAGAAACCTTAAAATACATGATATTACTGCTCTACTGTATTTACATGATTATTATGTTAAAGGAACAATTTCAAGAGTTGAACGTAAAAAAGAATTAGTAAGTCTTATTAAAAGATGTAGATTAAAGAAATCTTATTATGAAGAGCATTCAGAGTTTGGGGAGATAATGTATATTTTATTCAAATTGATCAGAAATTATAAAGTAAAACCTTAAGATGTTATTGACTTGACTATTTTACAGTGATAAAATTCATTTTAGATGAAAGACCCTTCCGCAAGGTCGTCTGGAAAATAGGGTAACAGCTATTTCTAGATTAAAGGAATCAAAATCCTTGAAACAATTATTACTTGTGTAATTGTTTCAGGGATTTTTTAGTATCTAAATTATTTATAAAACTGTATTTTGTACTTAGATACACTACTCTAAACCGTACCATAAGTAGGGGCTAAAGGTTTTCAAATGGTGAATGACAAGTAATAACCAATTAAATATAATGAATTCATGGGCATCCGGTAGGGTGCCTTTATTGTTTATTAAACTCAATTACCTCATTAAGATGAATTGAGTGGAAATATGTCTAAAGAAGAGTTAATTTATGTCTCAGGAGGCGCTTGGGGAGAAAGGCGGATTTCTTTTTTCATACATAGGGCAGATTGAGCATGGTGAGAAGAACGTTTCTTTATTGAATTTACATAAGATAGCGGAATCGCTTGAAGTTAATTTAGTTCAGCTGTTTGCGTATCAGAATGAAGAGTTTATGGTTACCTCAACTGAGAGCGATATTCAGGATATTGTAGGTATGCTTCGTGACGCTAATGATGAGAAGATACGCGTGGCGAAAAATGTACTTAAAGAATTATTATGAGATACGTCTTTCAGAGCAAATGAGGTCATTAAAAATAAACGCACAAGCCAGTGGCTTGTGCGTTTTGCTGTAGCTTAAGTAATAGTTCTTATTTTATGATTAATGGCAATAGTCTGAAATTTGATTTTGTAATAATCTTATTAATTTACTAAGGAGCAGCCATGACATCATTTATCGGATTTATAGTAGTTATGATCATATTATCCATCTTAACTGGGATGATGCAGGGGACTAAGAAGAAGAAGAGAGGACGCAGTACGGGCAAGCGGAAATCTGCTGTTAAGAAAAGCAGTAACAAAAGTGCGAAAACGACTTTTAACCGTTCTTCAACAACGTGCAGACCTGACGATGTACTTTTAAGAACACCTTTGGATAAAATCAATGGTGCTGAGTTTGAGCGATTGTTGTGCCTGTACTTCAAGGATCAAGGCTATACTGTTAAAGAAGTAGGAGTAGGGGGCAAGGATGGTGGTGTAGATTTGGTCATTGTCGATAAACGCGGCGAGAAAACTGCAGTTCAAGCCAAATGTTACGCTGACCATAACAAAGTCCAGGTAATGACTGTCCGCGAGCTGGTAGGTGCTAAAAGAAATCATGACTGCATCCTGTCTCTGCTGGTCACTACGTCCGATCTTACAGCGGATGCGAAGCGGGAGGCGGAGCAATTCAAGGTTGATTACTGGCATGGTGGTCTCGTCGAAAATAAGCTTCGGTCTTGGGGGAAATGGCAGCCTGTCAAAACTAAAGCAAAACCAAAAAGGGCCGCTGGTTCTACAGTTAAAGATGTAACCTGTGCATGTGGGGCTCCAATGGTTCAACGTAAGAATAAGGAAGGTACTATATTCTGGGGCTGCAGTAATTATCCGAGCTGCCGAAAGACCAGGGCTATATAGGCGTAACAAAAAATATCTTTAATAAAGAAATGTCGCTTTAACTAGCGTATAATTTATGGGTCATAAGGAGGAAAAAATGACTGAATTATTAGCTCCAGCAGGAAATATGGAAGCTTTAAAAGCTGCAATTTCTAATGGTTGTGATGCAATATACTTAGGAATGCAAAAATTTGGTGCACGTGCATACTCATCTAATTTTGATTTAGAATCGTTAAAAGAGGCTGTTACGTATGCGCACCTGAGGAACGTTAAAATCTATGTTGCAATGAATACCATCGTTTTTGAAAACGAAGTTGAAGAGATGAAAGAGCAGATACACGAATTAAATAAAATCGGTGTTGATGGAATTATTGTCCAGGACCTGACTGCTTTTGATTATATCGTTAAAAACTTTCTTGATATGGAAGCACATTGTTCAACTCAAATGGGAATAGACGATTTAGACGGAACTTTATTATTTAAAGAACTTGGTGCTAAAAGAGTTGTTCTGTCCCGTGAGGTTGAGATTGAAAAAGTAAAAGAGATCAAAAGAATAGCTGAAATACCTTTAGAAATTTTCGTTCACGGTGCTTTATGTGTATCTTATTCGGGAAACTGTCTAATGTCAGGATTAATCGGCTATCGATGTGCAAATCGCGGAAGATGTGTGGGTTCATGCCGTAAGGAGTATGAACTAATGGATAAGACAACAGATACATCTTTAGGAAAAAACTATATTCTATCTACTAAGGACTTAAACACGATCGATTATATCCATGATTTAAAAGAAATCGATTCTTTAAAAATAGAAGGTCGAATGAAAGTACCTACGTATGTTGCTAATGTTGTATCAAAATATCGCATGGCCTTAGATAATAAAATTACCGAAGAAGATAAAGAAAATCTGAAAAAAACATTCAATAGAACATTTACTAAAGGGTATTTGTTTCACGAAGATAAGAGAAATATTACAAACATCTTAAGACCTAATAACTTCGGTTATGAAATTGGAACAATTAGCAAGATTGTTAAAGACATGTATGAAATAACACTTACACGTACTTTAAATCAAAACGATACAATCAGAATAAGTCACAACAATGAAGATGTTAATTTAACGGTTGCAAAACTGTACGATAAAGAGGGCGAATTAATCAACAAAGCAGATGATGTCTGCTATATCAAAATCAAAGAAAAGATGTCTATGGGAGATGTAGTATATAAAACGAAGGATTATTTCTATTCCAAAGAATTAGAATCATCACTGGAAAAAGAATTTAAGCGGTTTAACCTAGATATTAGAGTGTATGCATCTCCAGATTCAAAGCTTTTCATAGATGCGGAGGGCTTAGGCTTTAATTATTTTTATGAAAGCGAGGAAATACTAGGCGAAGCCATTAATAATCCAACAACGAAAGACCAGGTAATAAAGCAATTTTCAAGATTAAATGAGACTATATTCGAACTTAATCATGTGGATTTTGAGGAATGCAATGCATTTATTCCAGCTAAACTGTTAAATGCAGCAAGAAGAGATATTGTACTGGGCTTATATGACTTAAAGCTTAACAGCCAAAAGAAAAGAACCAAGGCTTTGAAAGCAAAAGAGAAAATAAGCTTTGCCCCTGAAAAACCATACCTTACGGCCTCTGTAACGACTAAGGAACAGTATGATGCTTGCGTGAGCTGTGGAATTAAGGAAATCTATTTTGAAAATGTTGTTAGAAGAAATCAGAATCGTTATAAGAAAAAAGAAGGGCAGCTACTAATCGGCGGATATGGTGGAATTTATCACTACAGAGAAACGAATCCGTTTGTTACGGACTATTCTCTAAATGTTGTTAATGCTACTAGTTGCTATGAATTATATAAATTAGGTGCAAAACGAGTCACTTTATCTTATGAATTGAATAAGAGCCAAATTGAAGATTTAATGAATGCCTATTATGAAGAAAATGGCGGCTATCCTGCGCTGGAAATGATTGTATATGGAGAGACTCCTTTGATGTTTACAAAATATTGTCCAATGAAAAAAATGAATCAATGCAGAATTTGCAAAACGAAGAGCTATGAGTTAAAAGATGAGCACGGAACGTTCCCTATCATTTCCCATAATGATTGTACAACGACTATCCTTAATGGGAAGACGCTTAATCTTTTAGATGAGCTACAAAACATCAAAGGAATCGAGGCATTGAGATTAAACTTCACAGTTGAATCAAAAGAGCAGGTTGTGAAAGTCATTAATATGGCGTCAGGTAAATTAAACGGCTCAATGAATAATGCTGTCTTTAATCAGGAAACAGACACAAGAGGACATTTTAATAAAGAGATTGTGTAGGTAGCCAAAGGGATGGTTCTGGCGATATGATGGCGGGAGCGAATCCAACAGCGGCAGCGGTCAGATTATGGCGTACATAAATGCCCGGACGGCAGACTCTGCGATTGGGGTATTCCGCGTACAGAGTGTTATGGTGAAGAGTATTTCTTTGATAATGCTCCGGTTAACTTTGGTGGTTCTTTTCAAGATTTGAAAGATTAATCATGGAAATGAGCTTCGTATTGCTGACCAGTATATTGCTGTCTTCCTTGCTAATCGTTCAGCTTAACATAAAAGAACAAGAAAGAGCCGCCCAGTACTGGGCGGCTCTAAAACTTGCCGCTTCAACCATCGCAGTGAACGTGTCAGAAGCAAGAAAAAGTCTTTTTGAGAGGCCGACTGCTTTTCAGCAGAAATCCCCTTATCGTTGAATCTACATTGGTTAGTTGCAGAAATCTTAGGATCGAAGTAACCTTCGAATTTAAGGACGATAGGCTAGGTCCAAAACATCGAACTTCCAAGTTAAGATGCTTAGGTAGTCCTAACATGATAAGTTAACTATCGCGAAGAAACCAAAAAGTAGTGTTGCTTATGTGAGTCTTTACATTAACGATAGATCATTTCTAAATCTCCATTCTCCAGCCCAGGATTAAAAATCCTTATGTATCAGCAGCAAAAGATCAATTAACGATATCTCTGAACCCAGCTCTACCTTGTGTCCATGGAAGAAGCTGTTCCAGGCCATCCCGGTAGCGGGCATGCTCTTCGGCGCGTATACAAACCGCAAAGCGCTGGAAGAGGTAGCGATGCCGCGCGGATGCTGTATCGTAAAAGAAGGATTTTGGAGAGATTGGCGCAGGGCGGGAAGAGTGCGGAGTGAATAGCGAAAGAGTTAAGGGATGAAGGAATAGTGAGGCCTTCAATTTCGTTCTATAGATGTTACGGTGAACCGTATCATAAGTGACGGTGAAAAATTTTCGGGGGAAAATTGGACTTTATTGAATCGTAAATGTGACTTGGATTCGGTACAGTGAAGGATAAGCATCAGTACGGATGTTAGTTGGAGGGGGAGGACCATTATTTGGGAGGCAGAAAAATAACCTCTTGATGAATATCAGATCCAACCGGATCGATTAAGACATTGATTCGAAAAGCGACGCAAACATTATTGAAATAGGAAAGCGATCCGATCAGTAAATGAAAGAGGGTACAAAATGAAAATACAATATTTCCACCATAGTATGGATATCCAATCTGATTTGTCGGTCCATGGCATTTTTTCGAGCTAATCGGGGACGGGCTACACACGTTATCAAGAATGTTAAAGAATATGAAATATTCCTGAAAATAAAGAGGCCCGATTAGCTTATCTGCAGCTAATGCGGGTCTCTTATTGTGATTCACAAGCCAAGTATGCGCTGATCTCGTAAGTTACAGCTTCTGTTTAAATTTCTATATGTTGT
This window of the Paenibacillus sp. FSL R10-2734 genome carries:
- a CDS encoding DUF3656 domain-containing protein translates to MTELLAPAGNMEALKAAISNGCDAIYLGMQKFGARAYSSNFDLESLKEAVTYAHLRNVKIYVAMNTIVFENEVEEMKEQIHELNKIGVDGIIVQDLTAFDYIVKNFLDMEAHCSTQMGIDDLDGTLLFKELGAKRVVLSREVEIEKVKEIKRIAEIPLEIFVHGALCVSYSGNCLMSGLIGYRCANRGRCVGSCRKEYELMDKTTDTSLGKNYILSTKDLNTIDYIHDLKEIDSLKIEGRMKVPTYVANVVSKYRMALDNKITEEDKENLKKTFNRTFTKGYLFHEDKRNITNILRPNNFGYEIGTISKIVKDMYEITLTRTLNQNDTIRISHNNEDVNLTVAKLYDKEGELINKADDVCYIKIKEKMSMGDVVYKTKDYFYSKELESSLEKEFKRFNLDIRVYASPDSKLFIDAEGLGFNYFYESEEILGEAINNPTTKDQVIKQFSRLNETIFELNHVDFEECNAFIPAKLLNAARRDIVLGLYDLKLNSQKKRTKALKAKEKISFAPEKPYLTASVTTKEQYDACVSCGIKEIYFENVVRRNQNRYKKKEGQLLIGGYGGIYHYRETNPFVTDYSLNVVNATSCYELYKLGAKRVTLSYELNKSQIEDLMNAYYEENGGYPALEMIVYGETPLMFTKYCPMKKMNQCRICKTKSYELKDEHGTFPIISHNDCTTTILNGKTLNLLDELQNIKGIEALRLNFTVESKEQVVKVINMASGKLNGSMNNAVFNQETDTRGHFNKEIV
- a CDS encoding restriction endonuclease, encoding MTSFIGFIVVMIILSILTGMMQGTKKKKRGRSTGKRKSAVKKSSNKSAKTTFNRSSTTCRPDDVLLRTPLDKINGAEFERLLCLYFKDQGYTVKEVGVGGKDGGVDLVIVDKRGEKTAVQAKCYADHNKVQVMTVRELVGAKRNHDCILSLLVTTSDLTADAKREAEQFKVDYWHGGLVENKLRSWGKWQPVKTKAKPKRAAGSTVKDVTCACGAPMVQRKNKEGTIFWGCSNYPSCRKTRAI
- a CDS encoding helix-turn-helix transcriptional regulator, coding for MSQEALGEKGGFLFSYIGQIEHGEKNVSLLNLHKIAESLEVNLVQLFAYQNEEFMVTSTESDIQDIVGMLRDANDEKIRVAKNVLKELL